In one window of Armatimonadota bacterium DNA:
- a CDS encoding sulfatase, translating to MRFTQLIESRSPRSHLAWLAAGLAAGVLVGLARFVVTPTAEGYLRHGLNGLLVRHLWYWLAAHGAAGLGLAAGLEPVIATRGVTRLRTWASIVAPVMGAAGLTVGWVGWGSGAARRLYDVLTPALPRGEPLGLGACAASFLGIGLMLSPVLAVLGFRLPEAPRVRAAAIATGGVAFALVLALGIGATLVRPRPLNVLFITLDAQRADHLGCYGYHRDTSPNLDALAARGVTFLEANANGPWTVPSVASIMTGKFPMDHGVTTARQAFPTSDWLMAKILQRHGYSTGGVAASGFVEPQYNVAQGFQWFVGDRLGGPEKAGLMRLDSPPWVTAKGITFIQRNRDRRFFLWLHYLKPHDPYVWREQHHFIAAHPKDLPDPVWLTWLMDNLHRLTPEQVRRVVDLYDGEVRNVDEYVGQVLAELERLSLAQHTLVIVSADHGEEFMQHGSFGHHYQLYQDELHVPLIIAAPGRIPAGRRVATPVQLVDLLPTILDLCNIPEEVPGGRGQSLVPLLTGRRGYKPGDIVAGLNRADGADDVEIMRSIRRGPWKLLVRVGEDEAELYDLDSDPGEQRNLAGHGLPAEQRLRTALSSYGRAKPSRPLTLTEETKKRLRSMGYLE from the coding sequence ATGAGATTCACACAACTGATAGAGTCGCGCAGCCCGCGGTCGCATCTCGCGTGGTTGGCAGCGGGGCTGGCCGCCGGCGTGCTCGTCGGCCTGGCGCGGTTCGTTGTCACACCCACGGCCGAGGGATATCTCCGCCATGGCCTTAACGGCCTTCTCGTCCGTCACCTGTGGTATTGGCTGGCCGCGCACGGCGCAGCAGGTCTCGGCCTTGCGGCCGGTTTGGAGCCCGTGATCGCGACCCGCGGCGTCACGCGACTGCGCACGTGGGCATCAATTGTTGCGCCGGTCATGGGTGCGGCCGGCTTGACGGTCGGCTGGGTGGGGTGGGGCTCCGGCGCCGCGCGGCGCCTGTACGACGTCCTCACGCCCGCGCTGCCCCGTGGAGAGCCGCTCGGATTAGGCGCGTGCGCGGCTTCGTTCCTTGGCATCGGGCTTATGCTTTCACCCGTTCTCGCTGTTCTCGGATTTCGCTTGCCGGAGGCGCCGCGCGTTAGGGCGGCGGCGATCGCGACGGGCGGAGTTGCCTTCGCGCTCGTTCTTGCGCTTGGCATTGGCGCGACCCTGGTACGCCCTCGCCCCCTGAATGTGTTGTTCATCACCCTCGACGCCCAGCGGGCGGATCATCTCGGCTGCTACGGGTATCACCGCGACACCAGCCCGAACCTCGACGCGCTCGCCGCTCGCGGCGTTACGTTCCTCGAGGCCAACGCTAACGGTCCGTGGACGGTTCCGTCTGTCGCGAGCATTATGACCGGCAAGTTCCCCATGGATCACGGAGTGACGACAGCCCGACAGGCCTTCCCGACGAGCGATTGGCTGATGGCCAAGATCCTCCAGCGCCACGGATATTCCACCGGGGGTGTCGCGGCTTCGGGATTCGTGGAGCCGCAGTACAATGTGGCACAGGGGTTCCAATGGTTCGTGGGGGACCGGCTCGGCGGGCCGGAGAAGGCGGGCCTGATGCGGCTTGACTCGCCGCCGTGGGTGACCGCCAAGGGCATTACCTTCATACAGCGCAATCGCGACCGGCGCTTCTTTCTGTGGCTGCATTATCTCAAGCCGCACGATCCGTATGTCTGGCGCGAGCAGCACCATTTCATCGCCGCCCATCCCAAGGATCTGCCGGATCCCGTCTGGCTGACATGGCTCATGGACAACCTGCACCGCCTCACCCCCGAGCAGGTGCGGCGCGTTGTTGACCTCTACGACGGCGAAGTGCGCAACGTGGACGAGTACGTGGGGCAAGTGCTGGCCGAACTCGAGCGGCTGAGCCTTGCGCAGCATACCCTCGTTATAGTGAGCGCGGATCACGGCGAAGAGTTCATGCAGCACGGCTCGTTTGGCCATCATTACCAGTTGTATCAGGATGAACTGCACGTGCCGCTGATCATTGCGGCGCCCGGGCGAATTCCCGCAGGGCGGCGCGTGGCGACGCCGGTGCAGTTGGTGGATCTCCTGCCGACCATACTTGACCTGTGCAACATCCCGGAGGAAGTGCCGGGGGGCCGCGGGCAGTCGCTGGTGCCGCTGCTGACCGGGCGGCGCGGGTACAAGCCCGGCGACATCGTCGCCGGCCTCAACCGGGCTGACGGCGCGGATGACGTCGAGATCATGCGCAGCATTCGGCGCGGGCCGTGGAAGCTGCTGGTACGCGTGGGCGAGGACGAAGCGGAGTTGTATGATCTCGACTCCGACCCGGGCGAGCAGCGGAACCTCGCTGGACACGGCCTGCCCGCGGAGCAGCGGCTGCGCACCGCGTTGTCGAGCTATGGCCGGGCGAAACCATCTAGGCCACTGACCCTGACCGAGGAGACCAAGAAACGACTGCGGAGCATGGGGTATCTTGAATAG
- a CDS encoding glycosyltransferase family 39 protein, with protein sequence MMLATAGILLGFHVWRTLDYFWFAVRCPYEIEYGEGIVLQNALNIARGVPLYGNYHHYPYVVATYPPFYPLLAAVGAKFFGVSFTFGRVLSTLGALGIGALIWALLRRSGITRLAAGLATVLWIAAPIVCWWGPVVRVDIIAVFLAVAGLYCVLRGGWWLVAAVVLMALSMYTRQSEVAPVAAAVGYLWWLRRRRQAALFGASWVAICAVAFAVLQVASGGWFYSHVVVANRNFWELQSLSYWWDYVFKGWPFPFVLGLVGSALVLGGLVREDGSSLNDSRSPHRLFALYWVFAMLVSLTAGKIGSTVNYMLAPLAASCLMTGVAYHWLAERLTQRWARAAWVGAWMLVITVPIYLLVVPAANQYAPYRRSRADIIDGGKEAVRMIRQCGGEVLSEDTGLPLLAGKQILLDPHKMTSMFHDGTWNQRRLVADIKRRRFALVVTRWDPIGGATDRWGTCGNYRWSIGMGHAIMRNYYLVKRAGNLYITAPADADHPSCAILHARLVQEREQRKQRERLQ encoded by the coding sequence GTGATGCTGGCTACCGCCGGAATCCTGCTCGGGTTTCACGTGTGGCGGACGCTCGACTACTTCTGGTTCGCCGTCCGGTGTCCGTACGAGATCGAATACGGCGAAGGGATCGTGCTGCAGAATGCCCTCAACATCGCCCGGGGCGTCCCTCTCTACGGCAACTACCATCACTATCCGTACGTGGTGGCGACCTACCCGCCCTTCTATCCATTGCTCGCGGCTGTGGGAGCGAAGTTCTTCGGCGTATCTTTCACGTTCGGCCGCGTCCTTTCGACTCTGGGAGCGCTCGGCATCGGGGCCTTGATCTGGGCACTGCTCAGGCGCTCGGGCATCACGCGCTTGGCGGCCGGGCTCGCCACGGTGCTGTGGATCGCGGCTCCCATCGTCTGCTGGTGGGGTCCGGTCGTGCGCGTCGACATCATCGCGGTCTTCCTCGCTGTCGCCGGACTGTACTGCGTGCTTCGGGGAGGCTGGTGGCTGGTTGCCGCGGTCGTGTTGATGGCGCTGTCGATGTACACGCGGCAGTCTGAAGTGGCGCCGGTCGCTGCGGCGGTGGGCTATCTATGGTGGTTGCGCCGGCGCCGCCAGGCCGCGCTATTCGGCGCAAGCTGGGTCGCGATATGCGCCGTTGCCTTCGCCGTACTCCAAGTCGCCTCCGGCGGATGGTTCTACAGCCACGTCGTCGTCGCGAACCGCAACTTCTGGGAACTGCAATCGCTGTCATACTGGTGGGACTACGTCTTCAAGGGCTGGCCGTTTCCGTTTGTACTGGGGCTCGTCGGCTCGGCGCTCGTTCTGGGCGGGCTGGTGCGCGAGGACGGCTCTTCGCTGAACGACAGCCGGTCACCGCACCGCCTGTTCGCGCTCTACTGGGTTTTCGCCATGCTGGTATCCCTCACTGCGGGCAAGATCGGCTCGACCGTCAACTACATGCTCGCCCCGCTGGCGGCGTCGTGCCTGATGACGGGCGTTGCCTATCACTGGCTGGCGGAGCGCCTGACGCAGCGATGGGCGAGAGCCGCATGGGTCGGCGCGTGGATGCTGGTGATAACGGTCCCCATCTATCTGCTGGTAGTGCCTGCCGCGAATCAGTACGCCCCGTACCGCAGGTCGCGCGCCGACATCATCGACGGCGGCAAGGAAGCGGTGCGCATGATTCGACAGTGCGGTGGGGAAGTGCTCAGCGAAGACACGGGCCTGCCGCTGCTCGCTGGCAAGCAGATCCTCCTTGACCCCCACAAGATGACGTCGATGTTCCACGACGGCACCTGGAACCAGCGCCGGCTGGTCGCCGATATCAAGCGGCGCCGATTCGCGCTGGTTGTGACGCGGTGGGACCCCATCGGCGGGGCGACCGACCGTTGGGGCACCTGCGGCAACTACCGTTGGAGCATTGGCATGGGCCATGCCATCATGCGCAACTACTACCTGGTCAAGAGAGCGGGCAACCTCTACATTACGGCGCCGGCCGACGCGGATCATCCATCCTGCGCTATTCTGCACGCGCGTTTGGTGCAGGAGCGCGAACAACGCAAGCAGCGCGAACGACTCCAATGA
- the hemL gene encoding glutamate-1-semialdehyde 2,1-aminomutase, whose translation MPGGVNSPVRSFAAVGGEPVFFARGAGSRIYDVDGNEYVDCVCSWGPLILGHAHPRVVERVQRVVGDGTSFGACVEAEVELAEMIVGAVPGVEMVRLVSSGTEAVMSAIRLARAFTGRSDIIKFEGCYHGHSDGLLARAGSGVATLGLPDSPGVPEDYAAHTLVAPYNDLKSLRRIAERRGDSIAAVVVEPVAGNMGVVAPADGFLEGLRALTQETGALLIFDEVISGFRLGLGGAQECYGVTPDLTTLGKIIGGGFPVGAYGGRREIMEMVAPSGAMYQAGTLSGNPVAVASGLETLRILTEPGTYDYLDRMGEALADGLERTAQGAGVPACVNRVGSMLTLFFAPESPRDYASAKAADATRYGAFFRAMLDQGVYLPPSQFEALFVSTAHTSEDVEQIAAAARAALSES comes from the coding sequence ATGCCGGGAGGGGTCAACAGCCCGGTGCGGTCGTTCGCGGCGGTGGGCGGCGAGCCCGTTTTCTTCGCCCGCGGCGCGGGCTCGCGTATCTACGACGTTGACGGCAATGAATACGTGGACTGCGTGTGCTCGTGGGGGCCGCTCATTCTCGGGCATGCGCACCCGCGCGTCGTCGAGCGGGTGCAGCGCGTGGTCGGAGACGGCACCAGTTTCGGCGCGTGCGTCGAGGCGGAAGTGGAACTCGCGGAGATGATCGTTGGCGCGGTGCCGGGCGTCGAGATGGTGCGGCTGGTCAGCTCCGGCACCGAGGCGGTCATGAGCGCCATTCGGCTCGCGCGCGCCTTCACCGGTCGCAGTGACATCATCAAGTTCGAGGGCTGCTATCACGGGCACAGCGACGGCCTGCTCGCGCGCGCCGGATCGGGCGTCGCAACCCTCGGTCTGCCCGACAGCCCGGGGGTGCCGGAGGATTACGCGGCGCACACCCTGGTAGCGCCGTACAATGACCTCAAGTCGCTCCGACGTATCGCCGAACGGCGCGGCGATTCCATCGCGGCGGTCGTCGTTGAGCCCGTCGCGGGCAACATGGGTGTCGTGGCGCCCGCGGATGGTTTCCTCGAAGGGCTGCGCGCGCTGACACAGGAGACCGGCGCGCTACTCATCTTTGACGAGGTTATCAGCGGCTTTCGGCTGGGTCTGGGCGGCGCTCAGGAATGTTACGGCGTGACGCCTGACCTGACCACGCTGGGCAAAATCATCGGCGGCGGGTTCCCCGTCGGCGCGTACGGCGGAAGGCGCGAGATCATGGAGATGGTTGCGCCGTCGGGGGCGATGTATCAGGCGGGGACTCTGTCGGGCAATCCGGTCGCCGTAGCGTCAGGGCTCGAGACCCTACGGATTCTGACCGAACCTGGGACGTACGACTACCTGGATCGGATGGGTGAGGCCCTCGCGGATGGGCTTGAGCGGACAGCGCAGGGAGCGGGCGTGCCCGCGTGCGTCAACCGCGTCGGCTCCATGCTCACACTATTCTTCGCGCCGGAGTCGCCCCGGGACTACGCGTCGGCGAAAGCTGCCGACGCGACGCGGTATGGTGCCTTCTTCCGAGCGATGTTGGACCAAGGGGTGTATCTGCCGCCGTCGCAGTTTGAGGCCCTATTCGTGTCCACGGCGCATACGAGCGAGGATGTGGAGCAGATCGCAGCGGCGGCCCGCGCCGCGCTGAGCGAGTCCTAG
- a CDS encoding glycosyltransferase family 39 protein has protein sequence MAYSLFLLGEFCWWVLKCPYEVDYGEGIVLRYALNIARGRVVYNDYRHYPFVASTYPPVYPLICALGVKLSGVSFTFGRALSCGATLGVAALIWALLRRARAPRFTAALAAMLFLAAPIVRLWAPLMRVDMTAILFGLCGLYCVLLGGRWLVAAVVLMIVAIYTRQSEVAPLAAAVTYLWWIGERRNAVIVGASALAVTLVMFGTLQLATDGWFYRHIVVANQNLWDSRLLVRRWSSVLSSWPLPFILGVVGLAVAGWTAKGRPPGAPSERRPERLIGAYFVFALLVFLTAGKIGSGVNYMQEPIVAACLATGIAYPWLASRVGTWAGKVAWVAVWAVLILSLAAPCLKAALGHAGGEAPWRRKTIEGGRAAVDLIRRTKGDILSDDAGLLVIAGRPVLLDSHKMTSMFYDGHWDQGPLIQDIKRRRFALIISVWNPAGGASDEWGTYGNYRWSIGMGRA, from the coding sequence ATGGCGTACTCCCTATTCCTGCTCGGGGAGTTCTGCTGGTGGGTCCTCAAGTGCCCTTACGAAGTGGACTACGGCGAAGGCATCGTGCTGCGTTATGCGCTGAATATCGCGCGCGGCCGGGTCGTGTATAACGACTACCGTCACTATCCGTTCGTGGCGTCGACCTATCCCCCCGTGTATCCGCTCATATGCGCCCTCGGCGTTAAGCTGTCTGGGGTTTCATTCACTTTCGGGCGCGCGCTGTCATGCGGCGCCACGCTGGGCGTAGCGGCGCTCATCTGGGCGCTTCTGCGCCGGGCGCGCGCGCCGAGATTCACGGCGGCCCTGGCGGCAATGCTGTTTCTGGCGGCGCCAATCGTGCGCCTGTGGGCGCCGCTGATGCGGGTCGATATGACCGCGATCCTGTTCGGCCTCTGCGGCCTTTACTGCGTGCTGCTCGGCGGGCGCTGGCTGGTTGCGGCTGTAGTGCTGATGATAGTGGCGATATACACCAGGCAATCGGAGGTGGCACCGCTGGCAGCGGCTGTTACCTACCTGTGGTGGATCGGCGAACGCCGCAACGCCGTGATCGTCGGTGCCAGTGCTCTCGCCGTCACGCTGGTCATGTTCGGCACGCTCCAACTCGCCACCGACGGCTGGTTCTACCGGCATATCGTCGTCGCCAACCAGAATCTGTGGGACTCGCGCCTTCTGGTCAGGCGATGGTCATCCGTCCTTTCCAGTTGGCCGCTGCCGTTCATTCTCGGCGTAGTCGGCCTCGCCGTGGCCGGCTGGACAGCGAAAGGACGGCCTCCCGGCGCGCCCAGCGAACGCAGGCCCGAGCGATTGATCGGTGCCTACTTCGTGTTTGCGCTGCTGGTGTTCCTGACCGCGGGTAAGATCGGCTCGGGAGTCAACTACATGCAGGAGCCGATCGTCGCCGCCTGCCTGGCCACTGGCATCGCCTATCCCTGGCTGGCGTCGCGTGTCGGTACGTGGGCGGGCAAGGTGGCATGGGTCGCGGTCTGGGCGGTGCTGATACTCTCTCTCGCGGCGCCGTGTCTCAAGGCAGCCCTCGGACACGCGGGCGGCGAGGCACCGTGGCGGCGGAAGACGATCGAGGGGGGGCGCGCGGCCGTCGATCTGATCCGGCGCACCAAGGGCGACATCCTGAGCGACGACGCGGGGTTGCTGGTGATAGCGGGGCGTCCGGTGCTGCTCGATTCGCACAAGATGACATCCATGTTCTATGACGGTCACTGGGACCAGGGCCCGCTGATTCAGGACATCAAGCGGCGCCGCTTCGCCCTCATCATCTCGGTATGGAATCCGGCCGGCGGCGCCAGCGACGAGTGGGGTACCTACGGCAACTACCGCTGGAGTATCGGCATGGGCCGTGC
- a CDS encoding GAF domain-containing protein, whose product MQPSLKRRALLSLLIVASLPFITYIVSIDGGTAGSMVHFYYIPIVTAAIFLGDIAGMATAIAAAILTIFLPQARTGEMQPFHDIFVRLAFFYAVAILAARLSAQFQLRAQESSSLLSVSRAVNSSLRLHDVFRTIVEKAAELLEIKAASVLLLTPDGHHLIVEAAQGLSDEYLDKPPVPLTDGLIAEAVANRKPTIITEPTAHPWPEWEEYARREGITSVACVPIAMRDKLLGALCVYAGDRVQFSGRAIRILQAFADQAGIAIENARLYEDIRRNYWDTERSLTRAIEAKDPHTLGHSERVTEYALRMGNELRLPADEMDTIRFGTILHDVGKIGVAEHVLNNEHTLSPQDEILARLHPLIGNSILEPVDFLKPALDIVLHHHETLDGSGYPEGLAGDAIPRLARLVAVANAYDNLTSAAPDRPAIERSDALGELERLSGSLYDPEMVNALRAALEREH is encoded by the coding sequence TTGCAACCGAGCCTGAAGAGGCGCGCGCTGTTATCGTTGCTGATCGTCGCGAGCCTGCCGTTTATAACCTATATCGTTTCCATTGATGGCGGCACCGCCGGCAGCATGGTGCACTTCTACTACATCCCCATCGTCACCGCCGCCATTTTCCTGGGCGATATCGCGGGCATGGCCACTGCCATCGCCGCCGCCATTCTCACCATCTTCCTGCCGCAGGCGCGCACCGGCGAGATGCAGCCGTTCCACGACATCTTCGTGCGCCTCGCCTTCTTCTACGCGGTCGCGATCCTCGCCGCGCGTCTGTCGGCGCAGTTCCAACTCCGCGCGCAGGAGTCATCCAGCCTGCTCTCTGTCAGCCGTGCCGTCAACTCATCGCTGCGACTGCACGATGTCTTCCGCACCATCGTCGAAAAGGCGGCGGAGCTGCTCGAGATCAAGGCGGCATCGGTGCTCCTGCTTACGCCGGACGGTCATCATCTCATCGTCGAGGCCGCACAGGGGCTCAGCGACGAATACCTCGACAAGCCGCCGGTCCCCCTCACCGACGGGCTGATCGCCGAGGCGGTCGCGAATCGCAAGCCGACCATCATCACCGAGCCAACAGCTCATCCGTGGCCGGAATGGGAGGAGTACGCGAGGCGGGAGGGCATCACCTCGGTGGCGTGCGTCCCTATTGCTATGCGCGACAAGCTCCTCGGCGCTTTGTGCGTGTACGCCGGCGACCGCGTCCAGTTCAGCGGCCGCGCGATACGTATTCTGCAGGCATTCGCCGATCAGGCCGGCATCGCCATCGAGAACGCGCGCCTCTACGAGGACATCCGGCGCAACTACTGGGACACCGAGCGCTCCTTGACCCGCGCGATCGAGGCCAAGGATCCGCACACCCTCGGTCACTCCGAGCGGGTCACCGAGTACGCCCTGCGCATGGGCAACGAACTGCGCCTGCCCGCCGATGAGATGGATACCATTCGCTTCGGCACCATCCTGCACGACGTCGGCAAGATCGGTGTTGCGGAACACGTTCTCAACAACGAACACACACTCTCCCCGCAGGACGAGATCCTCGCTCGCCTTCATCCGCTGATCGGGAACAGCATCCTCGAGCCCGTGGACTTCCTCAAGCCCGCCCTGGACATCGTGCTCCACCACCACGAGACGCTTGACGGCTCGGGGTACCCTGAGGGCCTTGCCGGCGATGCGATTCCGCGGCTGGCGCGGCTGGTCGCGGTCGCCAACGCGTACGACAACCTGACGAGCGCAGCTCCGGACCGCCCGGCGATAGAGAGGTCCGATGCCTTAGGAGAACTCGAGCGACTATCAGGCAGCCTGTATGACCCGGAGATGGTGAACGCGCTTAGGGCTGCGCTGGAGCGCGAGCACTAG
- a CDS encoding sulfatase, with the protein MNWKLAVTLVMVFVLVAIGVAGFRASRRPQQFLVVVVDALRADHVGCYGSTTVRTPNMDALARRGLRYDAAYTQASWTAGANAALFTGMYPGQVLLITPEGLPWLRPEANTLAERFRAAGFATALFTSHPRITADFGFTQGFGVTRYIFDNDRRVVRECAQWLQGHSARSFFAVVYLLGPHDPYTPKRPPALPDGAPAELANGAFPNGKFGRKEITYLHSCYEGEIEDADADLGVLLADAPPRCTVALVSDHGEEWAEHGGLKHSRTLYDECSHVPLILAGQRTGVIIAPVGTFQLAPTLLRLAGLTPNEMTAPPLPPYAPAPKAVFSTLAERMGYTNCPPFHQHAIRTATDVGFRRADGTWEGATQLKPLMARHIAMNEARGGRAQVRISEQRARELRSLGYMR; encoded by the coding sequence ATGAATTGGAAGCTTGCGGTGACGCTTGTCATGGTCTTCGTGCTCGTCGCGATCGGCGTCGCCGGCTTTCGGGCGTCGCGGCGCCCGCAGCAGTTCCTTGTCGTCGTGGTAGATGCACTGAGGGCGGATCACGTCGGCTGCTATGGCTCAACCACGGTGCGGACGCCGAACATGGACGCGCTGGCTCGACGCGGCCTGCGCTACGACGCGGCATACACGCAAGCATCGTGGACCGCGGGTGCCAATGCCGCTTTGTTCACCGGGATGTATCCGGGGCAAGTCCTCTTGATTACGCCCGAGGGGCTGCCCTGGCTGCGGCCCGAGGCGAACACACTGGCTGAACGCTTCCGCGCAGCGGGTTTTGCGACAGCGCTGTTCACCTCCCACCCGCGCATCACAGCCGACTTCGGGTTCACCCAGGGCTTCGGCGTGACCCGTTACATATTCGACAACGATCGACGCGTCGTGAGGGAATGCGCCCAATGGCTGCAAGGGCACTCCGCGCGTTCGTTCTTCGCGGTTGTGTACCTGCTCGGCCCGCACGACCCATATACTCCCAAGCGTCCGCCTGCGCTCCCGGACGGGGCTCCGGCCGAGTTGGCGAACGGTGCCTTCCCGAACGGGAAGTTCGGGCGGAAGGAAATCACATACCTGCATTCGTGCTACGAGGGCGAGATCGAGGACGCCGATGCGGACCTTGGCGTGCTCCTCGCCGACGCGCCGCCGCGCTGCACCGTAGCGTTGGTTTCTGATCACGGCGAAGAGTGGGCTGAGCACGGCGGTCTCAAACACTCACGAACCCTCTATGACGAGTGCAGCCACGTCCCGCTCATCCTGGCCGGGCAGCGCACCGGCGTTATCATCGCCCCGGTCGGGACATTCCAGCTCGCGCCGACTCTCCTGCGCCTGGCAGGGCTGACACCGAACGAGATGACGGCGCCGCCACTGCCGCCCTACGCCCCCGCCCCCAAGGCCGTATTCAGCACCCTCGCCGAGCGCATGGGGTACACCAACTGCCCGCCTTTCCATCAGCACGCGATCCGCACCGCGACCGACGTCGGGTTCCGGCGAGCCGACGGCACCTGGGAGGGCGCGACTCAACTCAAGCCGCTGATGGCGCGCCACATCGCCATGAACGAAGCTCGCGGTGGCCGGGCTCAGGTCCGGATCAGTGAGCAACGAGCGCGGGAGCTTCGCTCGCTGGGCTACATGCGTTAG